The Ahaetulla prasina isolate Xishuangbanna chromosome 4, ASM2864084v1, whole genome shotgun sequence genome has a window encoding:
- the ARL5B gene encoding ADP-ribosylation factor-like protein 5B isoform X1: MGLLFAKLWSLFSTQEHKVIIVGLDNAGKTTILYQFLMNEVVHTSPTIGSNVEEIVVKNTHFLMWDIGGQESLRSSWNTYYSNTEFIILVVDSIDRERLSVTKEELYRMLAHEDLQKAAVLIFANKQDMKGCMTAAEISKYLTLSSIKDHPWHIQSCCALTGEGLCQGLEWMTSRIGIR, encoded by the exons ATGGGGCTCCTGTTCGCCAAGCTGTGGAGCCTATTCTCTACGCAGG AACACAAAGTGATAATTGTGGGACTTGACAATGCTGGGAAGACTACAATACTGTACCAATT ctTAATGAATGAGGTAGTTCACACATCTCCTACCATAGGCAGTAATGTTGAAGAAATTGTAGTGAAAAACACACATTTCCTTATGTGGGATATTGGTGGACAAGAGTCATTAAGATCATCCTGGAATACATATTATTCAAATACAGAG TTTATAATCCTTGTAGTTGACAGTATTGATCGCGAGAGGTTGTCCGTCACAAAAGAAGAACTGTACCGAATGTTGGCCCATGAG GATTTACAAAAAGCTGCCGTTCTCATTTTTGCAAATAAGCAAGATATGAAGGGTTGTATGACAGCAGCTGAAATTTCCAAGTATCTAACCCTTAGTTCCATAAAGGATCACCCATGGCATATTCAGTCCTGCTGTGCATTAACAGGGGAAGG ATTGTGCCAAGGGCTGGAATGGATGACTTCCCGAATTGGAATAAGATAA
- the ARL5B gene encoding ADP-ribosylation factor-like protein 5B isoform X2, with protein sequence MNEVVHTSPTIGSNVEEIVVKNTHFLMWDIGGQESLRSSWNTYYSNTEFIILVVDSIDRERLSVTKEELYRMLAHEDLQKAAVLIFANKQDMKGCMTAAEISKYLTLSSIKDHPWHIQSCCALTGEGLCQGLEWMTSRIGIR encoded by the exons ATGAATGAGGTAGTTCACACATCTCCTACCATAGGCAGTAATGTTGAAGAAATTGTAGTGAAAAACACACATTTCCTTATGTGGGATATTGGTGGACAAGAGTCATTAAGATCATCCTGGAATACATATTATTCAAATACAGAG TTTATAATCCTTGTAGTTGACAGTATTGATCGCGAGAGGTTGTCCGTCACAAAAGAAGAACTGTACCGAATGTTGGCCCATGAG GATTTACAAAAAGCTGCCGTTCTCATTTTTGCAAATAAGCAAGATATGAAGGGTTGTATGACAGCAGCTGAAATTTCCAAGTATCTAACCCTTAGTTCCATAAAGGATCACCCATGGCATATTCAGTCCTGCTGTGCATTAACAGGGGAAGG ATTGTGCCAAGGGCTGGAATGGATGACTTCCCGAATTGGAATAAGATAA